One Ricinus communis isolate WT05 ecotype wild-type chromosome 7, ASM1957865v1, whole genome shotgun sequence genomic region harbors:
- the LOC8289467 gene encoding F-box protein At5g67140, which translates to MEEGTEIDRLPIDLLAHIFVLINSFTDLAHASSVCRKWKEGVKRSLGRRNSLSFAGLKMDDHSTARVVRYAYSLKELDISRSRWGCQITDNGLYEISLAKCISNLTSISLWGMTGITDKGVVQLMSRANSLQHLNVGGTFITDESLCAIADSCPHLKSIGLWSCRHVTEIGLIYLVNKCRKLESINAWGTRVPIDCFLCLLTVSPALRIKHGGFLLNIGNASMLPVA; encoded by the exons ATGGAAGAAGGAACAGAGATTGATAGACTGCCAATTGACTTGTTAGCTCATATCTTTGTGTTGATCAATTCTTTCACTGATTTAGCACA tgcGAGCAGTGTGTGCAGGAAATGGAAAGAAGGGGTGAAACGATCTTTAGGTAGGAGAAACAGTTTGAGCTTTGCAGGGTTAAAGATGGATGATCATTCTACTGCCAGAGTTGTACGCTATGCTTATAGTCTTAAAGAACTTGacat TTCAAGAAGCCGTTGGGGTTGCCAGATAACTGACAATGGACTGTATGAAATATCTTTGGCAAAGTGCATCAGCAACCTAACATCCATTTCCTTATGGGGCATGACAGGGATCACAGATAAAGGTGTTGTTCAATTG ATGTCGAGAGCCAATTCATTGCAACACCTCAATGTTGGTGGTACATTTATCACTGATGAGTCTTTATGTGCTATTGCAGATAGCTGCCCACATTTAAAG AGCATCGGCTTATGGAGCTGCCGCCATGTGACAGAGATCGGACTTATTTATCTTGTAAATAAGTGCCGCAAACTGGAGTCTATTAATGCATGGGGAACCAGAGTCCCCATAGATTGCTTTCTTTGTTTGCTTACTGTTAGTCCAGCTCTTCGAATCAAGCATGGGGGATTTCTGCTAAACATTGGAAATGCATCTATGTTGCCTGTTGCATGA
- the LOC8289468 gene encoding PI-PLC X domain-containing protein At5g67130: MFACFADYCSLCRAHLSIGYLYLLLSSSFMIAANAQVFDSCTAATNCGAGLFCGNCPALGKNQPVCTRGQAIIPTSIIDGLPFNKYTWLVTHNSFSIVDAPPLPGVQRLTFYNQEDTVTNQLRNGVRGLMLDMYDFEDDIWLCHSFRGQCFNFTAFGPAINTLREVEAFLSENPTAIVTIIIEDYVRIPKGLSNLFSNAGLDKYWFPVSKMPKKGEDWPTVTEMVQENHRLLVFTSIASKEAEEGIAYQWKYMLENESGDPGVKPGSCPNRKESKLLSSKSASLFLENYFPTYPVESEACKEHSTPLAQMVGTCYKAAGNVMPNFLAVNFYMRSDGGGVFDVVDRMNGQTLCGCSTVTACQAGAPFGSCKNIAVPTTSPVTTATGSFSGSVQFSKSASTVHSSNYLVFHLFYVSLMASLL, translated from the exons GTATTCGACTCATGTACAGCAGCTACCAATTGTGGGGCTGGCCTTTTTTGTGGAAATTGCCCTGCTTTAGGCAAGAATCAACCCGTTTGCACTAGAGGCCAAGCTATAATTCCCACTTCTATT ATTGATGGGCTGCCTTTTAATAAGTATACCTGGTTAGTGACTCATAACTCTTTTAGCATTGTGGATGCACCTCCTTTACCTGGTGTTCAAAGACTCACCTTTTATAATCAAGAAGATACTGTTACTAACCAGCTGAGG AATGGTGTAAGGGGACTAATGCTGGATATGTATGATTTTGAGGACGATATCTGGCTCTGCCATTCATTCCGAGGGCAATGTTTCAACTTCACAGCCTTT GGACCTGCCATTAACACCTTGAGGGAAGTGGAAGCATTCTTGAGTGAAAATCCAACTGCGATTGTGACCATAATTATTGAGGACTATGTGCGTATACCAAAAGGGTTATCAAATCTGTTCAGCAATGCTGGTTTAGATAAGTATTGGTTTCCTGTTTCCAAAATGCCAAAAAAAGGTGAAGATTGGCCCACTGTGACTGAGATGGTGCAAGAGAATCACCGGCTTCTGGTTTTCACTTCTATTGCTTCTAAGGAAGCAGAGGAAGGCATTGCTTATCAATGGAAGTATATGTTGGAAAATGAGT CTGGAGATCCTGGGGTAAAACCAGGCTCCTGCCCAAATAGAAAAGAGTCAAAGCTACTGAGTTCCAAAAGTGCATCACTTTTCCTAGAGAATTACTTCCCAACTTATCCAGTCGAGAGTGAAGCTTGCAAAGAGCATTCAACTCCGCTTGCTCAGATGGTTGGTACCTGTTATAAAGCAGCAGGAAATGTGATGCCCAATTTTCTGGCAGTCAACTTTTACATg AGAAGTGACGGTGGTGGTGTTTTTGATGTTGTGGATAGAATGAATGGCCAGACATTGTGTGGTTGCAGTACTGTGACTGCCTGCCAG GCTGGTGCGCCTTTTGGATCTTGCAAGAATATTGCAGTACCCACCACAAGTCCTGTGACAACTGCTACAGGAAGCTTTTCAGGATCTGttcaattttcaaaatctGCATCAACAGTCCATTCTTCGAATTACTTGGTTTTCCACTTGTTTTATGTTTCACTAATGGCATCTTTATTATGA